From a region of the Rhodococcus sp. 4CII genome:
- a CDS encoding GntR family transcriptional regulator: protein MAAGNKGDQVYEQLRQDILNGVLSPGQSLSAIDVGTRFSASRTPVRQAFLRLEGEGLVTLIDRQGARVSPISIKSVRDLFELRILLESAATRMVAEAVAQDAAVRGQFEDVTAGFETIAEEEPSEARRDRFYALAERYDQAVITHTRNAQLARSIADLRPHTERLRNIAHSRPDRMDVSLSEHLSICRAILAGDGAAAAEACTEHLAQTQKTILDAVINPQGSALAIDLVTA from the coding sequence ATGGCGGCGGGGAACAAGGGTGACCAGGTATACGAACAGCTCAGGCAGGACATCCTGAACGGGGTGCTGTCGCCGGGGCAGTCGTTGAGTGCGATCGACGTGGGCACGCGGTTCTCCGCGTCGCGCACCCCGGTCCGGCAGGCCTTCCTGCGACTCGAGGGGGAGGGGCTGGTCACGCTCATCGATCGGCAGGGCGCCCGGGTCTCGCCCATCTCGATCAAGAGTGTTCGCGATCTGTTCGAACTACGTATCCTGCTCGAGTCGGCGGCGACGCGGATGGTCGCCGAGGCTGTCGCGCAGGACGCTGCGGTCAGGGGGCAGTTCGAGGACGTCACCGCCGGATTCGAGACGATCGCCGAGGAAGAACCGTCCGAAGCGCGCCGCGACCGGTTCTACGCACTCGCGGAACGCTACGACCAGGCCGTCATCACGCACACCCGGAACGCACAACTCGCCCGCTCCATCGCGGACCTGCGCCCCCACACCGAGCGGCTGCGCAACATCGCCCACTCCCGGCCCGACCGCATGGACGTCTCGTTGTCCGAGCACCTGTCGATCTGCCGTGCAATCCTCGCCGGCGACGGGGCCGCAGCCGCCGAGGCCTGCACCGAACACCTGGCCCAGACGCAGAAGACGATCCTCGACGCCGTCATCAACCCGCAGGGATCGGCCCTCGCCATCGACCTGGTCACCGCGTAG